From Chitinivorax sp. B, the proteins below share one genomic window:
- a CDS encoding peptide ABC transporter ATP-binding protein: MSKILIAKELSRHYQVSRGFMKGQATVRALNNVSFELEPGKTLAVVGESGCGKSTLARQLTMIEQPTSGHLAIEGIDVASANKLTLKQMRSKVQMVFQNPYASLNPRKQIGSVLDEPLLINSGLSKAEREDKVKAIMAKVGLRPEHFHRYPHMFSGGQRQRVAIARAMILNPKIVVADEPVSALDVSIQAQILNLFMDLQDEFNIAYVFISHNLAVVEHVADDVMVMYLGSTVEYGKRDKIYSRPLHPYTQALLSATPAIREEDRRQKIKIQGELPSPLNPPSGCAFHKRCPHAIDRCKQEVPTLRTFDERIVACHRVEEIN, translated from the coding sequence ATGAGCAAGATACTGATCGCGAAAGAACTCTCGCGCCACTATCAAGTCTCGCGTGGCTTCATGAAAGGCCAAGCGACTGTCAGGGCGCTGAATAACGTGTCGTTTGAGCTGGAGCCAGGTAAAACGCTTGCGGTAGTTGGTGAATCAGGCTGTGGCAAGTCAACTCTGGCCCGCCAGTTGACGATGATCGAACAACCAACCAGCGGCCATCTGGCCATTGAAGGTATTGATGTTGCGTCAGCCAACAAGTTGACGCTGAAGCAGATGCGGTCCAAGGTGCAGATGGTGTTCCAGAACCCCTATGCATCGTTGAATCCGCGCAAACAAATTGGTTCTGTGCTGGACGAGCCGTTGTTGATCAATTCTGGGCTATCCAAAGCAGAACGAGAAGACAAGGTCAAGGCCATCATGGCCAAGGTTGGCTTGCGTCCGGAACATTTTCATCGCTACCCGCACATGTTCTCTGGTGGGCAACGGCAGCGAGTGGCCATTGCCCGTGCCATGATCCTTAATCCAAAGATCGTGGTGGCGGATGAGCCTGTGTCTGCACTGGATGTGTCGATTCAGGCGCAGATTTTGAACTTGTTCATGGATTTGCAGGATGAGTTCAATATTGCTTATGTGTTCATCTCGCATAACCTGGCAGTGGTTGAACATGTCGCCGATGATGTCATGGTGATGTATCTGGGCTCGACAGTTGAATACGGTAAGCGTGACAAAATTTACAGTCGGCCTCTGCATCCATATACCCAGGCATTGCTGTCAGCGACACCTGCGATTCGTGAGGAAGACCGACGACAGAAGATCAAAATTCAGGGTGAGCTGCCGAGCCCGTTGAATCCGCCCTCTGGTTGTGCTTTTCACAAACGCTGCCCGCATGCAATCGATCGCTGCAAGCAGGAGGTTCCCACTTTACGGACTTTCGACGAGCGCATCGTTGCCTGTCATCGTGTTGAGGAAATCAACTAA
- a CDS encoding ABC transporter substrate-binding protein, whose translation MLLLHLRHLLIVAWAGIATPCLADIVVGQSAPLTGLAADAGNDLAQGTRAYFAFLNANGGINGQSVKHIVKDDQYQPGATDINTSILVDQENALALVSYFGTANVAGLLQQNVLGKAGIPLVGVYSGANSLRETGSPQLFHTRASYVEEVDKIVTVLKSLGADELGALYQDDAFGSAGLDAAKKSLQKQGLKLGITASFEKNTENVEQAAKALAAANPPAILLIALTRPAATFIKQFRQMGGKSQLFCLSTVSHEELVRLNGAANVAGLGVSQVYPGLDASHMKLIKEYREVMKKYAPNARLSYASLEGFINAKVLTEGIKRAGKNPTRETVQKALDGLRDFDLGNFKIDFADRQHRGSRFVDLTMMNQQGALSR comes from the coding sequence ATGCTGTTGCTTCATCTTCGTCACTTATTAATAGTTGCCTGGGCTGGCATTGCCACACCCTGTCTTGCCGATATTGTCGTCGGTCAATCCGCTCCGTTAACCGGCCTAGCAGCAGATGCAGGAAATGATCTGGCTCAAGGCACACGTGCCTATTTCGCGTTTCTGAATGCCAATGGTGGCATCAATGGACAATCGGTCAAGCATATTGTCAAAGATGACCAGTACCAGCCTGGTGCCACGGATATCAATACAAGTATTCTGGTTGACCAGGAAAATGCCCTGGCCCTGGTAAGTTATTTTGGCACTGCCAATGTTGCCGGATTGTTGCAACAGAACGTACTCGGCAAAGCAGGCATCCCTTTGGTAGGTGTTTATAGTGGTGCCAACAGCTTACGGGAAACGGGCTCACCGCAACTCTTCCATACTCGGGCCAGCTATGTCGAAGAAGTAGATAAGATTGTGACGGTACTCAAGAGCCTTGGAGCAGACGAACTTGGCGCCTTGTATCAGGATGATGCGTTTGGCTCTGCCGGATTGGATGCAGCAAAAAAATCCTTACAAAAGCAAGGGCTGAAACTTGGCATCACTGCCAGTTTCGAAAAAAACACGGAGAACGTGGAGCAAGCTGCCAAAGCGCTTGCTGCAGCCAATCCACCGGCTATTCTTCTGATTGCACTGACACGTCCTGCGGCAACCTTTATCAAGCAATTTCGCCAGATGGGCGGCAAATCCCAGCTCTTTTGCCTATCAACGGTCAGCCACGAAGAATTGGTGCGATTGAATGGAGCGGCCAATGTGGCTGGGTTAGGTGTATCTCAGGTCTACCCTGGGTTGGATGCTTCCCATATGAAATTGATCAAGGAATATCGAGAAGTGATGAAGAAGTATGCGCCCAACGCCCGACTCTCCTACGCCTCACTGGAAGGCTTTATCAACGCCAAAGTCCTGACAGAGGGGATCAAGCGTGCCGGTAAAAACCCAACTCGGGAGACAGTTCAAAAGGCCTTGGATGGGCTACGCGATTTTGATCTAGGCAACTTCAAGATTGATTTCGCCGATCGTCAACACCGAGGCTCCCGCTTTGTTGATCTGACCATGATGAACCAGCAAGGAGCCTTATCTCGCTAA
- the coaD gene encoding pantetheine-phosphate adenylyltransferase, which translates to MRRAVYAGSFDPVTKGHLWMIEAGVKLFDELVVAIGVNPDKRYTFTVGERKIMLKECTRHLPHLRVEAFENQFLVNYAKSVGANYVLRGIRSPSDYEFERTMRYINGDLFTDIDTVFLMPPREIAEVSSTMVKGMVGPQGWEDVVRQYVPDAVYQHLLDHHART; encoded by the coding sequence ATGAGGCGAGCGGTATATGCCGGTAGTTTCGATCCGGTAACAAAGGGGCACCTGTGGATGATTGAAGCAGGTGTCAAACTGTTTGATGAGCTGGTGGTGGCTATTGGTGTCAATCCAGACAAGCGATACACCTTCACTGTGGGTGAGCGCAAAATTATGCTGAAAGAGTGCACCCGTCATTTACCTCATTTGCGAGTGGAAGCATTTGAAAATCAATTTCTGGTGAATTACGCGAAATCAGTTGGGGCCAACTATGTGCTACGTGGCATTCGCTCCCCAAGCGACTATGAATTTGAGCGCACGATGCGCTATATCAACGGTGATCTCTTTACCGACATTGACACTGTCTTCCTGATGCCACCTCGCGAAATTGCAGAGGTCAGTTCGACCATGGTCAAAGGCATGGTCGGGCCGCAAGGATGGGAGGATGTTGTTCGTCAGTATGTTCCCGACGCAGTCTATCAACACTTACTTGATCATCACGCACGTACCTAA